From Nerophis lumbriciformis linkage group LG09, RoL_Nlum_v2.1, whole genome shotgun sequence, one genomic window encodes:
- the ptrh2 gene encoding peptidyl-tRNA hydrolase 2, mitochondrial isoform X2, producing the protein MDVLCGPMALGVVTGLGCGIFLGWQLRSRLGQTSKSLKAVMGNGCGEASVMGEGGEFKMILVVRNDLKMGKGKVAAQCAHAAVAAYKQVQRRNPDLLKQWEYCGQPKVVVKSPDEDTLIHLLGHANEVGLPVSLIQDAGRTQIAPGSRTVLGIGPGPAGLIDKITGDLKLY; encoded by the coding sequence ATGGACGTGCTTTGTGGTCCAATGGCCTTGGGTGTGGTCACAGGACTCGGCTGTGGGATCTTTCTGGGTTGGCAACTACGGTCCCGATTGGGTCAAACCTCCAAAAGCCTGAAGGCGGTTATGGGAAATGGTTGTGGTGAGGCGAGCGTGATGGGAGAAGGAGGAGAGTTCAAGATGATCCTGGTGGTCCGGAACGATCTGAAGATGGGTAAAGGCAAGGTGGCAGCTCAGTGCGCCCATGCCGCGGTGGCGGCCTACAAACAGGTCCAGCGCAGAAACCCAGACCTGCTCAAACAGTGGGAGTACTGCGGCCAGCCCAAGGTGGTGGTCAAGTCTCCTGACGAGGACACCCTCATTCATCTTCTGGGTCACGCCAACGAAGTGGGACTCCCTGTGAGTCTGATCCAGGATGCAGGGAGGACACAAATTGCTCCCGGCTCTCGCACAGTGCTTGGTATCGGCCCAGGCCCCGCTGGTCTCATTGACAAAATCACTGGAGACTTGAAGCTTTACTGA
- the ptrh2 gene encoding peptidyl-tRNA hydrolase 2, mitochondrial isoform X1, producing MLSNRIENKVSNMDVLCGPMALGVVTGLGCGIFLGWQLRSRLGQTSKSLKAVMGNGCGEASVMGEGGEFKMILVVRNDLKMGKGKVAAQCAHAAVAAYKQVQRRNPDLLKQWEYCGQPKVVVKSPDEDTLIHLLGHANEVGLPVSLIQDAGRTQIAPGSRTVLGIGPGPAGLIDKITGDLKLY from the coding sequence gtTTCAAACATGGACGTGCTTTGTGGTCCAATGGCCTTGGGTGTGGTCACAGGACTCGGCTGTGGGATCTTTCTGGGTTGGCAACTACGGTCCCGATTGGGTCAAACCTCCAAAAGCCTGAAGGCGGTTATGGGAAATGGTTGTGGTGAGGCGAGCGTGATGGGAGAAGGAGGAGAGTTCAAGATGATCCTGGTGGTCCGGAACGATCTGAAGATGGGTAAAGGCAAGGTGGCAGCTCAGTGCGCCCATGCCGCGGTGGCGGCCTACAAACAGGTCCAGCGCAGAAACCCAGACCTGCTCAAACAGTGGGAGTACTGCGGCCAGCCCAAGGTGGTGGTCAAGTCTCCTGACGAGGACACCCTCATTCATCTTCTGGGTCACGCCAACGAAGTGGGACTCCCTGTGAGTCTGATCCAGGATGCAGGGAGGACACAAATTGCTCCCGGCTCTCGCACAGTGCTTGGTATCGGCCCAGGCCCCGCTGGTCTCATTGACAAAATCACTGGAGACTTGAAGCTTTACTGA